The Panicum virgatum strain AP13 chromosome 3N, P.virgatum_v5, whole genome shotgun sequence genome includes the window actaatatatacatatatatatatatagttacttatataatatttgtcctagatagttttcatatataaattaattcacttatatatatatgtatacacatatctatacatgtgaattcctttacatatgaaaatgtctaggaccaatattatataaatatatatatatacacatatatattattggagtgcttatatatataatacatacatactccatcatatttgcataggtatattcgttcttaattacatagtagaatttgccttttggaaatttaattaatacatacatactcataaatagaaatttaatacatagacacacatatatatttacatagttatattcgttcttaattacatatatacgcgtatattgtcatatttactgtgattgtcaatattagatattccatcatagtagaattcgccttttggatcgaggacttgctcaacaataaatccggagaattgttcttgaatcgccataaccttttcctccggtatgagtttatcgcgcatctccccgacctatggaaaaaagggataattaatttcgactaattaaaatacgagttcaaatattaacaagtttttttacttacttcctcctcccaatctgtccagccctttggaggacctaccagaccatggatgttctcgcatacatagtatgcgcacaatacagtgcctggtttctgcctcatacactttaagagagaagaaattatcaggtatttacatgaatatataataaaactaatgaatcgtgcaacgaatcatccaagcgcgtaccggaaaatctgtcttgatcttcaattccttgtcaaatttgcctggatgatttttagcgaattctttccaaaccctgtgcatgattagaacaattatagtcaagtaacaaagtgattcaaattatcggtcatggacggagtagtggtagaattactttttcatcatgttaagaagattttcgtattgttctggaggtctcctcaatgagtccataaccacgagtaggctcttctcgggaattatgacaattaggatccagtgttcactgcaagattatacggaggcagttcttggtagttaaggtttaaacaattcgattacagaatagaaagagttagacggaaggaatcactcacgcaaagttgtaaggaaacaatatcatttgcttgttgtgataaacgcttatgtacttgaacaacatttggaatatctcatcggtattgtcgcgtagaagcctccaattacaagtaattgggtcgatgaagccgaggtgagagtatccctttcttctgcaagtatgtatctccattctacatgataccgaataaatcaagagatcagtatgttgagatcatgcaaaacaatacgtaaggagagtaaaatacttacagaacccacaaggcgaccatagagatgtcgagggcctcctgatggaatagttggtaaatttcttcccagtttatccatagaatggcctccccccgtaagaaatcgtcatctttaatctttgcgccctgcatgaagatgcaatcggccatcgcacgcatgtagtgctggtgcagcttatacatttgcgttggaagcacagacactacttcggggggtacaagagttttgccgatctcaaacgtccatttgacgaccacatcggcctttggaatatcttctccccctgcaatctgagcggccgtcaggtttgattctttcaaaaatgtaacaaagtcttgtttttgcgtcgtctgtcccactacgagaggctctattgattgtttcttttgggctccgagctgtggaacgtcggacgacgacgactttgattgtctcttctttttctcagtagttttgataattgtgcgttcgtagtctgaaggggggtctctcggaatgaattttctcttatttgcttcgcacattcccttaaaaaatttcaaatctatcggatttatcactttctcgggctccggcttcggcttcggcttgaagtgctctttaactctttcttgagttatccgatcgcattcttcaaggctcatgtcccagggtttaataggagcctccttggttttcttcttcttttccttcttctttggaggctccctagccggtgcagctaccttctttgccggcggccgtttctgcttctttgccggcggcggagggggtgaccatggaggcgacggtgacgcttgagtgttcatcggcgcatgagatgatggtgatggagaatgtgccggtgaaccttgccgagacagtgctgcccttggggagttttgcggagatgccggtcttggagaggcatgctgagatgccggtcttggtgtttgatcatccgactttaggacaatgtagcgcttatcccataggatgtagccatgaatggcttctgctagtgtcctctccccatcgcctctaggaatatcaagctcgagcgtctcccaaccctggcacacctgctccacgccaactcttgtgtatctaggcggaatttgctgcccgtggtacacgtcgcctggttcggttggcatggcggtaccgtacgcaacagtgaacattaagttcttaacggcagtctgcaggtcacaaggtgtccggtgggtgatctcatccactggaaatcgctgcggggccgacgcttcaactgcggcctggatccccgtgggctcggcagcggcgacgtctgtggaagcgcagctgcttttccgctgagacaggtgatctgctgcgacactaggctctggaggcaacgtttgcgcttgctgttgctggctcattgctacggccacttggcgttgaacctcttcctccagtctttgatcgtgtgacatgagccgttcctctagccttcgcaggtgctcccgctcatcattctttcttctttgccggcttctatatgaatcaatgtattccctgaacccatacttccacggaaccacgcctttgcctcttgtgcggcccggatgctctggattcccaagggcgtaagtcagctcgtccctctctctatccggctggaatgttccctcggccgctgcttgtatggcctcctgtagtctctgggctgctcgctggatgtttggcccatagatgcagtcaccagtcaatgggtccaagcttcccccgtgaccataaaaccaggtccttgacctttcaggccagttcatggtcgcaggtcggatgcctctgtcaagcagatcctgctccatcttctcccatttgggtactgcaagcttgtagcctccttggcctagagtgtgatggtacactttcttcgaggcgttgtctttggccttctgcaccttctgaagcccaagctctgaagacttgtattccacaaatgcatcccagtgacccctgagcttttcgagctcgccggtaaatacgggtgtggtcccggtcttgatatatttcttcgtcaaaattttcttgaatgatcgcagttgttcggccatcttactcagggtccagcgcttgcatatctcttcggattcagctgaaaccgtgaagtttttcttaagctcccgccagcaccattctttttctctttcgggtaccgcatcccgttcctcgcttggattggaagctttccagagcctaaagctgatcgggatgtggtccctgacaatacatccggattgtcttatgaattttttggcggcagcttctggagcgatcggttcgccatctggaccaacttccgttataatgaaccgcccttccagtttttttgttgggcctcgcttcgtctttttctgctgcgacgatgatccagacggctataaaaaaaacattcatagtattcatatagattcagatgaaaatatgattgtcactacaaataagtatagttttgatatgtacattagcactttgttcagcagcagcgtcatcctgaatagatggtgcctcaattccatcaccggacatattcaaatatatgtcggtattgctgccatcatcagcttgttcagcgacatctccttgaccttcgccaatcatattcaacaggaactgttcgtcttccgcgtctgtgtgtcgcgggtccatcgtaactaaaatatgaatacaaataaaacccttaaaaattatctaaataatccactccagaaatttgcggctagggataggcggagggccgagggccgaaggcgaagggctcaaagccaagggccggaggcgcactggggcgaacgcggagccgggggggacgtgggctcagggcgagctatgagcagagacggagagaatgattcttttgcattgggggcttccttgctaggctttattgaattgggtccatatatgatactctctccatgtcaaaataagtatagttttttgcatccaaattttgtcccacaaagaatgtagttttagcttgtaatgagattcatctaattaaagcaatactaattatactctctccatgtcaaaataagtatagtttttttcctatatgatttttttgtttgattttctttctGGAAGATCACATCTAGATATAAGTGTCACTATCGATCTGATGACAATTGGATTGAATCACTAGAGGTTCAAACAGTAACCAAGCCATTTGCAGTAGAAGAACAGAAACATTATGGTATTTCCTTTCACGATTCTACTGATCATGATAGATCTAAAAATTAAACTCATATAACTAATATTCTTTTCTTAACTATCCAGCTTTCATTTGTATGTACTATTTCTTTTGACAACTAAAATTGAATATTTCACGCTTAGTTTTGGTTCTCTTACTATTGCTAGCATCGATGTATCATTATTAAATCAGTTATTTGTAGGATGGAATGCTCAAGTTTTGCCAAAAAGGAGGCATTGGTTTAGGAGGCTTGTTCAGTGGACTCAAAGGGATACATCAAAACCTGAATTCAATCTGGGACTCATTGGTCAAGAACAAACAGGTAGCAtgctagaaaaaaatatttatcattAAATTACATCTCTCATAATTGCTGTGCATCTTTTAAAGTAAAAGTCAATACAATCATTTACCTGTACGATACAGAAAAAGGCAAAAGCTTTCCTTTCTACCACCAGTTTTTATTCTTAATTCCTTGAAACATTGAATTTCCTTTTTGCCAGTGGGTTCTCTCAATGAAATATGGTTCCAAAACCCATCCAGTGCCAAAGGGGAAATGAAGCTTCAACTGACAGGTAAAATGGAAAATAAGCTGAAGTAAAATAAGCTTAGAATTACTGCAGCATTAGGTGTGAAGAAGGACATTTTCTGAGCAATTATTTTTTGTTTCCTGTCTCTTTTCCAGTAGGCTTTACAGTGTGAAGAAGAACAGATCGAAGAATACCCACacaacagggcggcggcgcggcggcgtgcagtggaggccgccgacgagggcgtgcgcgcggagtggaggccgggggcggcgctcgcagggacgacggcactcggtgacgtgggctcgcgcggcggggctctgggcggcaacgtcgacggcggcggtgctcggggagctcgagcggtggggggagcaggggaacggacggcgcgggagggaggaagggcgaaggagggaggaagctaggaaatatatggggggggggccttttgtcccgggtgaagccaccacccgggacaaaaggtccttttgtcccgggtggtggcttcacccgggacaaaaggcccccccttttgtcccgggtgaaaccaccacccgggacaaaagaaccttttgtcccgggtggtggcttcacccgggacaaaaggggtttttgggcgggccgggaaaattcccagcccgcggcccacctttagtcccgggtggatctaccacccgggacaaaaggggcccgttttccctcgttcccgcctaatgttatgtttgtttttgtttcttttaacttctcttttaaaattggctttcatttgttatttcagttaataaaattatgattccaaaaattatggaacaaaatttcttatctctatataaacttgatacacgcaacaaaaataattaattttcattcaagtgattgggtcaatgaaatatctaacttttttgaaatcatatttgttattttgaccatgcaaaaatatattaggtgaaattttttttcaaactgttgcttttcgatagaaagtggattctatcacgatattaacgtttaaaaagtgaattttagataaaattaagcaatttcatgatattaatgagtagtgtgtgagtttgagagatagtgtgtgttagtgagattgtgtgtgttagtgaaagagtatagtgtgttaatgtgaatgtaatttcatgaaataaataaaatgattcaagtacatgaaggattagcggtaacagactttctcttcacaaatgtcccttgattatgatcacggcgcaagtatggagcatcatcattggctagcaggatgcatggatcagcatttacttcgaaaggtggaatggcaacaaaattattatattcttctgaaaagtctgtcttgtcctccactccaacgatgtttctctttcctgatagaactatgtgtcgcttaggctcatccttttgcttgttgatccccttctttggcttgctggacatgtccttaatgtagaaaacctgagcgacatcctgggctaggacaaatggctcgtctctatacccaagattgttgagatcaactattgtcatcccatactcatcttttgttacccctcctccagatagcttaacccattggcaacgaaatagaggcaccttgaaattgggaccgtaatccagctcccatatctcttcaatgtagccgtaatatgtgtctttttttccattattgtccgtggcatccatacgaacaccgctgttttggttggtactctttttatcttgggctatcgtataaaatgtgtttccatttatctcgtacccttggtatgttaagatattccaagatggtcccctagccaataagaacagttgttcacttatatccatgttatgcattagatgcttccgcaaccagctacagaaagtgttcatgtgctcacgtgtaatccatgcctcagacttttccgggaaattggagagcagaattttcttgtgttcctcgatatatgggtcaaccaaggatgattgttgaagaaccgtataatgcgctttcttgaatgagaaatcatctgtgcagacataagatttctttcctaatgtaccctttccagatagtctcccctcatatcgcgattcagggactccaatcagtttaaggtcatcaataaagtcaacacaaaagtcaatgacctcctcagttccgtaggcactggcgatgcttccttctggacgagctctattacgaacacatttcttgagtacccccatgaacctttcgaatgggaacatgttgtgtagaaatactggtccgagaatatcaatctctttgacaaggtgcactagaagatgtgtcatgatgttgaagaaagatggtggaaatatcagctcaaagccaacaagacattgcaccacatcgttttgcagctttatcaaattctccgggtcaattatcttctgagaaactgcgttgaggaaggcacatatcttcacgatggttaaccggacgttatcaggcagaatcccccgcagcacaaccggaagaagttcggtcataagcacatggcagtcatgggacttgagatttgtaaatttcttctctgccaaatttaagattccttttatattggatgagtatccagatggaacctttatactgctcaagcagtcaaacatggtttctttctcttccttgctaagagtatagctggcaggacttaagtattgtcgtccattatctcgctgttgtggatgtaaggcatctcgttcttccatacgttgcaattcttgacgtgcttctactgtatcttttgtctttccgtacactcccaagaatgctatcaggttgacgcaaaaattcttcgtgaggtgcatcacatcaattgcatgacgaacatctaagacttcccaatatggtagctcccaaaatatagatttcttcttccacatgggcgccattccattttcgttcggaacaggttggctaccagatccctttccaaaaacaacttctagatcttttaccatgttgaagacgtctttaccactacggtgcatcggttttgttcggtggtccgcttggcctttgaaatgcttgcccttctttcgtaccgcatgcctgatgggaagaaaccgacgatgacccatgtatacaaccttcttacagtgagtcaaccatatattatcggtatcatctaaacagtgtgtgcatgctttgtatcccttgttcgaatgtcctgacaagttactaagagcaggccagtcattgatcgttacgaacagcaatgctcgtaggttgaagttttcctgtttgtattcatcccacatccgtacaccttcatcgccccagagcaataagagttcttcgaccaatggtcttaggtacacatcaatgtcatttccgggctgctttggacccgggataagcactggcatcatgatgaactttcgtttcatgcagagccatggtggaagattgtacagacaaagagtcacaggccaagtgctatgaccactgctcatctcaccaaaaggattcatgccatccgtactcaaaccgaaccttatgtttctcgcatccaaatcaaatttagggtacgttctatctatttttctccactgcgacccatcagcggggtgtctcaacatcgagtctttcttgcgttcctctttgtgccatcgcatcaacttagcattatctttatttctaaacagacgcttcaaacgtggtattataggcaaataccacatgaccttcgcaggaactctcttccggggaggctctccctcgacatctccaggatcatcttttctaatcttgtaacgcaatgcactgcatacgggacatgcatccaaattctcgtactcgcctcggtagaggatgcagtcgttggggcatgcatgtatcttttgcacttccagtcccaaagggcaaacaagttgtttggcttcatacgttgtggcaggcaattcattgtccttaggaagcatttttttaacaagtttgagtaattcaccaaatcccttgtcggatacaccatttgtcgccttccattgcagcaactccaaggtggtgccaagtttcttaaatccattttgacaatctgggtacaacaacttatggtggtcctctaacaacttctggaacttcaacctctccgtttcactctcacagtctgcctgcacattgtgcaatgcttgccccagatcgtcgctgggatcattttctgctacatctacttcgggctcttccatgggaatatcgtcatcgaatgcaccgattccagcattcccgggaaagtggtcgtcaaaatcttcttcttcattgtcttccatggtaaccccctgttctccgtgcttcgtccaacaaacatactttttcatgaaaccatttgcgaaaatgtggctgtgtaggattcttgaagatgagtaatccttgttattgttgcaatgaacacacgggcagcacataaaaccattctgcttgtttgcctcagccacagacaaaaaataatgcaggccatcaatgaattctttcgaacgtcggtcagcattgtacatccattgccggtccatctgcattttaaataaatcgatttgaattctttacacgtatcgaataaataaaatatatcaaacctaaattaaactaaatgtaacataacatgaataattaaaagatatgcaatatctatcatacatcttgattaattaaaaggggtacttaatccattacagaacttaacaaaggagtactatacatgaaatttaaaaattcggtcaacaacacataggttttcaaccgtccttgcgttggaacgcagaatgttctaacggatttcttgctggcgcagaataagatggcggagctgaaacctccgagtttggtggtgacgaaccgtaacgccgcaataaatcctcaagatcaaacggaggttcctcgccccttgccatgcattctctatattctttttccaaataacggagcgctgccctatgaaaagcactaggttttttggaccgacgacctactcgagttgtgcccttctctccagaaggacaacgatcacccccaccggcgccactccctccagctgttgaagccatattttactgaaaaatacctttattttccacaaaattataaattcttaccattacaaagcaaaaattatttactattacaattacaatgatcagattaataactcttgcaaataacaatgaaattatataaaaaaagacgaaatgtatcattaatcctcaagaaatctctaattaattgaaagaaatctctataacttctaattactttgacacccttcagttccaggagtacactcttttcaatatccagaaaccctctagaagaaaaataaacctttatttctgaaaatgtatatgtcagtaacctcaaccctgcggtgatgacactgcctttcggggggacacggtgcggtacaaggatgtcaccaatcggctagtcgcagcaccaacatttacgattaataggcacagcacttggcacaggcagcatgctcgttcatatgctctcagtacaacaacggcatgctgactgcgtcaaatgctgtcttcttatcaatcggaagtgctggtgatgcgaccaaccgatttgcgacgtccttatagcgcatcgtgtatccctgaaaggtagtgccatcaccgttggatggagattaacgacgtatacttgtttcgaaataaagatttttttagcttctagatggtttcaatgtgagcctgattaaatacatcactagagtgtcaaaataatccattcataatacaaaaaattctataatatactcatttcattaattcattcacgaataaaaaaatcaactatccacaatatggtcatatatacaagtacatcacatgaagtatctacactcattctaaaaatttctactatccatatactcatctaaatctaaaagaaaattacgcctacatatgcaatctagctagcaaaataatgtccaagaaatgagctagctacacattttctctatttctaaagtatgaaatgagctatacaagccaaggaagaagagaaaaacaagccccaaacctttagagcagatggatggacggagaatcaaagatcttcacaaatgtggtgaagaaatgagcaaaactcctctatcccgagccaagaacagagaaaacaagtgagctgaatggctcgggcggggggagagggaaggggataaggggcgcaaggccttttgtcccggttggaggcacgaaccgggacaaaaggggggacttttgtcccggttggtggttccaaccgggacaaaaggctacgcgggccttttgtcccggttggaaccaccaaccgggacaaaaggctcccattttgtcccggttggtgtctccaaccgggacaaaaggcccccgtcccccccgctggcccggctagccgttggacccgggacaaaagccacctattgtcccgggcccaaaggctgccgggacaaatggccaggaacaaaggcctgttttgtagtagtgatattGCCGATGCCATCCACCACCATGGTGGAACGGCCACCCTCACCCAGATAGCTAGCGTGGCTAAGCGCCACCCCTCCAAGCTACCCTGTCTACGTCGCCTCATGCGTGTCCTCGCCGTCACTGGTATCTTCAGCGTCGCCATGAACCCAGCCGAGGATGCAGATCGCGTCTATGGTCTGACTCCGGCGTCCCGACTTCTGATCGGTTCGTCACAGAACTTAACTCCCACGCTAAGCGTGATCCTCCATAACATGTTTGTGTCACCATTCCTCGGTCTTGGCACTTGGCTCGAGCACGAGCTGCCAGACATGGCCCTCTTCGAGATGGCGCATGGGAAGGCCGTGTGGGACGTGATCATTCATGATGCAACCTTCAGCTCGCTCTTCAACGCGGGAATGTTCGCAGACAGCCGCTTCCTCATGGATATTGCTATCAAAGAGTGTGGCCACGTCTTCCAGGGGATAAGCTCCCTGATCGATGTTGCCGGAGGGCATGGTGCAGCGGCCCTGGCCATCAAAAAGGCGTTCCCGCACATTGATTGCAGCGTGCTGGATCTGCAACACGTCGTAGCTAGTGCTCCAGCTGATACCGGTCTGAAGTACATTGCCGGCGATATGTTTGAGAGCATTCCACCAGCAAAAGCCGTCTTCCTTAAGGTACAACATGTGAGACATGCAAAAATTGGGTAGCTGATGCACTAGTTTTTTCATACGTTCTAGATTACAGTAAGTGGTATCTCTTGGTAGTATGATTGAAATGCTAAAAAATAAAACTTTAATTACCTCTTGGCAACTTTCAAGGACCAAAAGTAATGAATAATCTCACTTTCAATGTTCAGTATTTATGCTGATAGCATATTTTCTTAACATCCATTTTCTTCTTGCTTATTTCAGTGGGTTAT containing:
- the LOC120666058 gene encoding uncharacterized protein LOC120666058, producing MYNADRRSKEFIDGLHYFLSVAEANKQNGFMCCPCVHCNNNKDYSSSRILHSHIFANGFMKKYVCWTKHGEQGVTMEDNEEEDFDDHFPGNAGIGAFDDDIPMEEPEVDVAENDPSDDLGQALHNVQADCESETERLKFQKLLEDHHKLLYPDCQNGFKKLGTTLELLQWKATNGVSDKGFGELLKLVKKMLPKDNELPATTYEAKQLVCPLGLEVQKIHACPNDCILYRGEYENLDACPVCSALRYKIRKDDPGDVEGEPPRKRVPAKVMWYLPIIPRLKRLFRNKDNAKLMRWHKEERKKDSMLRHPADGSQWRKIDRTYPKFDLDARNIRFGLSTDGMNPFVLIPGPKQPGNDIDVYLRPLVEELLLLWGDEGVRMWDEYKQENFNLRALLFVTINDWPALSNLSGHSNKGYKACTHCLDDTDNIWLTHCKKVVYMGHRRFLPIRHAVRKKGKHFKGQADHRTKPMHRSGKDVFNMVKDLEVVFGKGSGSQPVPNENGMAPMWKKKSIFWELPYWEVLDRDNGRQYLSPASYTLSKEEKETMFDCLSSIKVPSGYSSNIKGILNLAEKKFTNLKSHDCHVLMTELLPVVLRGILPDNVRLTIVKICAFLNAVSQKIIDPENLIKLQNDVVQCLVGFELIFPPSFFNIMTHLLVHLVKEIDILGPVFLHNMFPFERFMGVLKKCVRNRARPEGSIASAYGTEEVIDFCVDFIDDLKLIGVPESRYEGRLSGKGTLGKKSYVCTDDFSFKKAHYTVLQQSSLVDPYIEEHKKILLSNFPEKGPSWNILTYQGYEINGNTFYTIAQDKKSTNQNSGVRMDATDNNGKKDTYYGYIEEIWELDYGPNFKVPLFRCQWVKLSGGGVTKDEYGMTIVDLNNLGYRDEPFVLAQDVAQVFYIKDMSSKPKKGINKQKDEPKRHIVLSGKRNIVGVEDKTDFSEEYNNFVAIPPFEVNADPCILLANDDAPYLRRDHNQGTFVK
- the LOC120666059 gene encoding O-methyltransferase ZRP4-like; this translates as MRVLAVTGIFSVAMNPAEDADRVYGLTPASRLLIGSSQNLTPTLSVILHNMFVSPFLGLGTWLEHELPDMALFEMAHGKAVWDVIIHDATFSSLFNAGMFADSRFLMDIAIKECGHVFQGISSLIDVAGGHGAAALAIKKAFPHIDCSVLDLQHVVASAPADTGLKYIAGDMFESIPPAKAVFLKWVMHDWRDSECITILKNCKKAIPTRDAGGKVIIVDAVVGAGCSTPKHRETQVLYDLFIMVANGIERDEQEWRNIILEAGFTHYNIIPVLGVRSIIEVYP